A single region of the Elizabethkingia sp. JS20170427COW genome encodes:
- a CDS encoding dicarboxylate/amino acid:cation symporter, which produces MKFIKNNLLVQIIIALVAGSILGNYLPESIVRIFVTFNSIFGNFLGFAIPLIIIGLIVPAIGNIGKGAGKLLIITTLIAYGSTLFSGLLSYGVSISTFPFLLSTENLTNLADSSKNLAPYFSIEMPAMFDVMSSLILSFLLGITISQNKFPYLEGVFNEFQTIIMTVIDKVIIPFLPLFIFGIFLNMTYSGQVFLVLDTFIKIIGVIFVMHIGLLILQYTIAGAYVGRNPFGLMKTMLPAYFTALGTQSSAATIPVTLEQAIKNKVNPKIAGFTIPLCATIHLAGSTLKIVSCAVALMLIQGQPIDPITMVGFICMLGIAMVAAPGVPGGAIMAALGVLSSILGFSNEEQSLMIALYIAMDSFGTACNVMGDGAIALVVDKINNKQNTITE; this is translated from the coding sequence ATGAAATTCATTAAAAACAATTTACTCGTACAAATCATCATTGCGTTGGTAGCTGGGAGTATCCTAGGAAATTATCTTCCTGAAAGCATTGTTAGAATTTTTGTAACTTTCAACTCCATTTTCGGAAACTTCTTAGGCTTTGCTATTCCTCTAATTATTATTGGCCTAATAGTTCCTGCTATTGGGAATATCGGGAAAGGTGCTGGAAAACTTTTAATCATCACCACTCTTATTGCATATGGCTCTACATTATTTTCAGGTTTACTTTCGTATGGAGTAAGCATATCTACGTTTCCTTTTCTACTTTCAACTGAAAATTTAACCAACTTAGCAGACAGCTCAAAAAACCTAGCCCCCTATTTCAGTATAGAAATGCCAGCCATGTTTGATGTGATGAGTTCATTAATCCTATCCTTTTTATTAGGAATTACAATTTCACAAAATAAATTTCCTTACTTGGAAGGTGTTTTTAATGAATTCCAAACTATCATTATGACAGTTATTGATAAGGTTATCATTCCGTTCCTTCCTTTATTTATCTTCGGAATATTTCTAAACATGACTTACAGTGGGCAAGTTTTCTTAGTTTTAGATACCTTTATTAAGATTATAGGTGTTATTTTCGTTATGCACATAGGCTTACTTATCTTACAATATACCATTGCTGGAGCTTATGTAGGTAGAAATCCATTTGGCCTTATGAAGACTATGCTTCCAGCTTATTTTACAGCATTGGGAACCCAATCTTCTGCAGCAACAATCCCTGTAACTTTGGAGCAAGCAATCAAAAATAAAGTTAATCCTAAAATCGCTGGCTTTACCATTCCTCTATGTGCTACCATCCACCTCGCAGGAAGCACTCTAAAAATTGTTTCTTGTGCAGTGGCTCTCATGTTAATACAAGGTCAGCCTATAGATCCTATAACAATGGTAGGATTTATTTGCATGCTGGGAATCGCAATGGTCGCAGCACCTGGTGTCCCTGGAGGAGCTATTATGGCTGCTTTAGGAGTATTGAGCTCCATACTAGGTTTCAGTAATGAAGAGCAAAGTCTCATGATTGCTCTATATATCGCTATGGATAGCTTTGGAACAGCTTGTAATGTAATGGGAGATGGTGCTATCGCCTTAGTGGTAGATAAAATCAACAATAAACAAAATACGATTACCGAATAA
- a CDS encoding DUF1684 domain-containing protein, with translation MRLLIALLCGGLLMGQTKHDLEIKDFQDKLNLEFKTVGETPLRGDNLAQFKKLPFFDTHPRYKVKAKLVPTQNAEVFDIPTSSGKTKKYKEYGTLFFKIDKVPYSLKVYQSHDLIKNPKYKDYLFLPFRDETNGKETYGGGRYLDLKIPKKKKLIVDFNKAYNPFCAYNALDYNCPIVPLENKLPIAIKAGVKYEDIYY, from the coding sequence ATGAGACTTCTAATAGCATTACTCTGTGGAGGACTCCTTATGGGGCAAACCAAACACGACTTGGAAATTAAAGACTTCCAAGATAAACTCAACCTCGAGTTTAAAACCGTTGGGGAAACTCCACTTCGGGGAGATAACTTAGCTCAGTTCAAAAAACTTCCTTTTTTTGATACTCACCCTCGTTATAAGGTAAAAGCTAAGCTTGTTCCTACCCAAAATGCTGAAGTATTCGACATTCCTACTTCATCTGGGAAGACCAAGAAATACAAAGAATATGGGACTTTATTCTTCAAAATTGATAAAGTTCCTTATTCATTAAAAGTATATCAAAGCCACGATTTAATTAAAAATCCTAAATATAAAGATTACTTATTTCTACCCTTCAGAGATGAAACTAATGGTAAAGAAACTTATGGTGGCGGAAGATACCTAGACTTAAAAATCCCAAAAAAGAAAAAACTTATCGTGGATTTTAATAAAGCTTATAACCCCTTCTGTGCCTATAACGCTCTAGATTACAACTGCCCAATTGTTCCTTTAGAGAACAAGCTCCCGATTGCAATAAAAGCGGGAGTAAAATACGAAGACATTTACTATTAA
- the mqo gene encoding malate dehydrogenase (quinone), which yields MNTPNPKYDVVLIGGGIMSATLGIMLHEFDPNLKIALFERLKDVAQESSSAWNNAGTGHSAFCELNYTSMKKDGTIDMSKAEKIVEQFEISKQFWAYLIEKGYIDTPKDFINSCPHMSLVFGEKDIDFLKKRHATMTQSHLFEGMEFSENHDKIKEWAPLIMRSRKASEKIAATKMDMGTDVDFGALTRKLIKHLENTTSVDVFRYHEVKDISNKNGEWKLKVKDRMNNKKTKIKANFVFIGAGGYALPLLESSGIEESKGYGGFPVSGQWLVSKDPELIAQHHAKIYTQASVGAPPMSVPHLDLRIIDGEKALLFGPFAGFSTKFLKNGSYLDLPDSVNFKNIRSLFGAWWHNLDLTRYLIQQVTMNKEQRIAHLRDFIKDTDPDKWELKVAGQRVQIIKRDAAEGGKLEFGTEVVTNKQGSIASLLGASPGASTAAYAMLTVLEKCFGDKLQKEWREKLLEMIPTYGRKLKDSAELTEKIRNYTKEKLELEY from the coding sequence ATGAATACACCGAACCCTAAATACGACGTCGTTCTTATTGGCGGTGGTATTATGAGTGCAACACTAGGCATTATGTTGCACGAATTTGATCCCAATCTTAAAATTGCACTTTTTGAGAGATTGAAAGATGTAGCTCAGGAAAGCTCTTCAGCATGGAATAATGCAGGTACTGGGCACTCTGCATTCTGCGAACTCAACTATACGTCCATGAAAAAAGATGGTACGATAGACATGAGTAAAGCCGAAAAAATTGTAGAGCAATTTGAAATCTCAAAACAATTTTGGGCTTATCTTATCGAGAAAGGCTATATCGACACTCCTAAAGACTTCATCAACTCTTGTCCTCACATGAGTTTAGTTTTTGGAGAAAAAGATATCGATTTCTTAAAAAAACGTCACGCTACCATGACCCAATCTCACCTTTTTGAAGGAATGGAATTCTCTGAAAACCATGACAAAATCAAAGAATGGGCTCCTTTGATAATGCGTTCTAGAAAAGCATCTGAAAAAATTGCTGCAACCAAAATGGACATGGGGACTGATGTAGATTTCGGTGCACTCACCCGTAAACTGATTAAGCACCTAGAGAATACTACTTCTGTAGATGTATTCCGCTATCATGAGGTGAAAGATATTAGCAATAAAAACGGTGAATGGAAGCTAAAAGTAAAAGATAGAATGAACAATAAGAAAACAAAAATTAAAGCTAATTTTGTTTTCATTGGTGCTGGTGGCTACGCCCTACCTCTACTAGAAAGTTCAGGAATCGAAGAAAGTAAAGGCTACGGTGGCTTCCCTGTAAGTGGACAATGGTTAGTATCTAAAGACCCTGAGCTTATCGCTCAACACCATGCTAAAATATACACCCAAGCTAGCGTAGGAGCTCCTCCAATGAGTGTTCCTCACTTGGATTTAAGAATTATCGATGGAGAGAAAGCCTTACTTTTCGGTCCATTTGCTGGTTTCTCTACCAAATTCTTAAAAAATGGTTCTTACCTAGATTTACCAGACAGTGTAAACTTTAAAAATATTCGTTCTCTATTCGGAGCTTGGTGGCATAACTTAGATCTTACTCGTTACCTAATCCAACAAGTAACTATGAACAAAGAGCAGCGTATCGCTCACCTTAGAGATTTTATTAAAGATACAGACCCTGATAAATGGGAACTAAAAGTTGCTGGACAAAGAGTACAAATCATTAAAAGAGACGCCGCAGAAGGTGGTAAACTAGAGTTTGGTACCGAAGTGGTAACCAATAAACAAGGAAGCATTGCTTCTCTACTAGGAGCTTCACCAGGTGCAAGTACTGCAGCATATGCTATGCTAACCGTTCTAGAAAAATGCTTTGGCGACAAACTACAAAAAGAATGGAGAGAAAAGCTTCTTGAAATGATTCCTACTTATGGTAGAAAACTTAAAGACAGTGCTGAGCTTACTGAGAAAATAAGAAACTATACCAAAGAAAAACTAGAATTGGAATATTAA
- a CDS encoding NAD(P)H-dependent glycerol-3-phosphate dehydrogenase, whose product MAKKKSIEGLNVGVVGSGSFATAIVKMLTENNKKIHWHVRNEFVKGAIELRKHNPTYLTAVLFNLKQLEITTDINALVEACDVIILATPSIYLGQTLANLTVSTENKIFVSAIKGIVPEQNDIVANFLTEKYSIPIERQAVISGPCHAEEVAMERLSYLTLSAIEESTQEKVTQLLESDYIKITRSNDIVGNEYSAVLKNIYAIGAGIASGLGYGDNFNAVLVSNAIREMEVYLDVIYPENRDVNESAMLGDLLVTCYSLFSRNRNLGNLIGKGYTVKSAIQSMNMVAEGYYATKSIYEIGKCKGLKLPIIKAVYEILFEEKNAEKQFKKLTAKLN is encoded by the coding sequence ATGGCTAAGAAAAAATCTATTGAAGGATTAAATGTTGGAGTAGTAGGTAGTGGGAGTTTTGCCACAGCTATCGTAAAAATGCTCACGGAAAATAATAAAAAAATCCATTGGCATGTAAGAAACGAATTTGTAAAAGGCGCTATTGAACTTAGAAAACACAACCCTACCTATCTTACTGCTGTTCTTTTTAATCTAAAACAATTGGAAATTACTACCGATATTAATGCATTGGTAGAAGCTTGCGATGTTATTATCCTTGCTACCCCATCCATTTATTTAGGTCAGACTTTAGCAAACCTTACCGTTAGTACAGAAAACAAAATCTTTGTTTCCGCAATAAAGGGAATTGTCCCAGAACAAAATGATATTGTCGCTAATTTCCTAACCGAAAAATACAGTATCCCTATTGAAAGGCAAGCTGTAATATCAGGCCCCTGCCATGCTGAAGAAGTAGCTATGGAAAGACTCTCCTACTTAACGCTTTCCGCAATCGAAGAAAGCACTCAGGAAAAAGTAACCCAGCTATTAGAATCCGATTATATTAAAATTACACGTTCCAACGATATTGTAGGAAATGAATATAGTGCCGTTTTAAAAAACATCTACGCCATAGGGGCAGGGATTGCTTCAGGTTTAGGTTATGGAGACAACTTCAATGCGGTATTGGTTTCTAATGCTATCCGAGAAATGGAAGTTTATCTGGATGTAATCTACCCAGAAAATAGAGATGTTAATGAGTCTGCCATGTTAGGAGATTTATTAGTAACTTGCTACTCGCTTTTCAGTAGAAACCGAAATCTAGGAAACCTTATCGGTAAGGGGTATACCGTAAAATCGGCAATACAGAGCATGAATATGGTGGCAGAGGGATACTACGCTACCAAGAGTATTTACGAAATTGGAAAATGTAAAGGGCTAAAACTTCCTATTATCAAGGCGGTTTATGAAATCCTTTTCGAAGAGAAAAATGCTGAAAAGCAATTTAAAAAACTAACAGCAAAGCTGAATTAA
- a CDS encoding ATP-dependent helicase, whose protein sequence is MDYLKGLNPAQYEAVTTIEGPLMVLAGAGSGKTRVLTTRIAHLIQNGIDPFNILALTFTNKAAKEMKERIAKVVGNSDAKSIWMGTFHSVFARILRMEAHYLGFPSNFTIYDTQDSLNVIKKVLKEMSIDSDLYKPKKVMNRISQYKNNLITVNAYFNNPEIMETDENANMKFMGDIYKKYVETCFKSGAMDFDDLLLRTNELLTRFPDVLAKYQDRFRYIMVDEYQDTNHSQYLIIKALASRFENICVVGDDAQSIYSFRGANIYNILNFKKDYPEAITVALEQNYRSTQNIVNAANHIIAKNQNQFKKNVFSANEEGDKIKVYRSLSDADEANFVASQILENSMRNQRKFGEFAILYRTNSQTRAFEDALRRKNIPYKVYGGLSFYQRKEIKDLVAYLRLLVNENDQEALLRVINYPTRGIGETTLNKIIVTADNLGITLAEFMNNLPLYAAQAGINKGTYTKISDFWNMIKAFQVIMKTEDAYHVAMEVAQKTQLIKHLKEDQTPEGVSRVENVQELMNSLQGFIEEQKQLEDGDSSLSFFLENIALSSDTQDKEEDDNKVSLMTIHLSKGLEFPVVHLVGLEENLFPSFMSSSTREELEEERRLFYVALTRAEKQAIFSYAISRFQWGKITDAEPSRFLSEVSTEYLEYLNPATERRFVNRSGLSSDLFDNSAPNFVKKEPLKKISTHKKDIPANLVPVDKARINNPSGTSTEEIQVGDQVRHDRFGIGKVIFLDGTDPNNIKAKIEFAHNDVKNLILKFAKLTRI, encoded by the coding sequence ATGGATTATTTGAAAGGATTAAACCCAGCGCAATACGAAGCGGTAACAACAATTGAAGGACCTCTAATGGTTCTCGCAGGAGCCGGTTCTGGAAAAACAAGAGTACTCACCACTCGTATCGCCCACCTTATCCAAAACGGAATAGATCCTTTTAACATATTGGCTTTAACGTTTACCAATAAAGCCGCAAAAGAGATGAAGGAGCGTATCGCTAAAGTAGTAGGAAATAGTGATGCTAAAAGTATATGGATGGGAACCTTCCACTCCGTATTTGCGAGAATACTCCGTATGGAAGCTCATTACCTTGGCTTCCCTTCCAACTTTACTATTTACGACACCCAAGATTCACTTAACGTAATCAAAAAGGTTTTAAAAGAAATGTCTATCGATTCGGATTTATACAAACCTAAAAAGGTAATGAACCGAATTTCTCAGTACAAAAACAACTTGATTACAGTAAACGCCTACTTCAACAACCCCGAAATTATGGAGACGGATGAAAACGCCAACATGAAGTTTATGGGAGATATTTATAAAAAATATGTGGAAACTTGCTTCAAATCTGGAGCTATGGATTTCGATGACTTGCTCTTGCGTACCAACGAGCTCCTCACTCGCTTCCCAGATGTTTTGGCAAAATACCAAGATCGTTTCCGATACATCATGGTAGATGAGTACCAAGACACCAACCACTCACAATATTTAATCATCAAAGCACTCGCTTCAAGATTCGAGAACATATGTGTCGTAGGAGATGATGCCCAGTCCATTTACTCCTTCCGTGGAGCCAACATTTACAATATTCTCAATTTTAAAAAAGACTATCCCGAAGCCATTACTGTTGCTTTGGAACAAAATTACCGTTCTACCCAAAATATTGTAAATGCTGCCAATCATATCATTGCTAAAAACCAAAATCAATTCAAAAAAAACGTTTTTAGTGCCAATGAAGAAGGAGATAAGATTAAAGTTTACCGAAGCCTTTCCGATGCTGATGAGGCCAACTTTGTTGCTTCACAAATCTTAGAAAACAGCATGAGAAACCAAAGGAAATTTGGTGAATTTGCCATTCTTTATCGTACCAACTCACAAACCAGAGCCTTTGAAGACGCTTTGAGAAGAAAAAACATTCCGTACAAAGTTTATGGAGGCCTATCCTTCTACCAAAGAAAGGAAATTAAAGATTTGGTAGCCTACTTAAGGCTTTTGGTTAATGAAAACGACCAAGAAGCTTTGCTTAGAGTCATCAACTATCCTACCCGTGGTATTGGTGAAACCACTCTTAACAAAATTATCGTAACAGCAGACAACCTTGGGATTACTCTTGCTGAGTTTATGAACAATCTTCCTCTGTACGCTGCACAAGCAGGAATAAACAAGGGAACTTATACCAAAATATCAGATTTCTGGAACATGATTAAAGCTTTCCAAGTCATCATGAAGACAGAAGATGCTTATCATGTAGCGATGGAAGTTGCCCAGAAAACACAACTCATCAAACATCTTAAAGAAGACCAAACCCCTGAAGGAGTTTCAAGAGTAGAAAACGTTCAGGAACTCATGAACTCGTTACAAGGTTTTATTGAAGAACAAAAGCAATTAGAAGACGGAGATAGTAGCTTATCTTTCTTTTTAGAAAATATTGCACTTTCTTCAGACACCCAAGATAAAGAAGAGGACGACAACAAAGTTTCTTTAATGACCATCCACCTCTCCAAAGGGTTGGAATTCCCTGTAGTACACCTCGTTGGGCTAGAGGAAAACCTTTTCCCTTCTTTCATGAGCTCTTCTACCCGAGAGGAGTTGGAAGAAGAAAGAAGACTCTTCTACGTAGCCCTAACACGAGCGGAAAAACAAGCTATTTTCTCCTATGCAATTTCTAGATTCCAATGGGGAAAAATTACCGATGCCGAACCTAGTCGCTTTTTAAGCGAAGTAAGTACCGAATACTTAGAATATCTAAACCCAGCTACAGAAAGGCGTTTTGTGAATCGCTCAGGGTTATCTTCGGATTTATTTGATAATTCTGCTCCTAACTTTGTTAAAAAAGAACCTCTTAAAAAAATATCTACCCACAAAAAAGATATTCCTGCCAATTTAGTCCCTGTTGATAAAGCACGGATTAACAATCCCTCAGGAACATCTACAGAAGAAATACAAGTTGGAGACCAGGTTCGCCATGATCGCTTTGGTATAGGAAAAGTAATTTTCTTAGACGGTACGGATCCTAATAATATTAAGGCAAAAATAGAATTTGCCCATAACGATGTTAAAAATTTAATTTTAAAATTCGCAAAGCTTACGAGAATTTAA
- a CDS encoding HesA/MoeB/ThiF family protein yields the protein MKDSFIRYSRQIFIEEIGTEGQKKINHAKVLVIGAGGLGSPVIQYLAAAGVGTIAIIDFDCLEIHNLNRQTIHTESSIGKPKVENAKKFVESLNSNIQCIAIQEKLSPHNAQQLIQDYDIIIDGSDNFSTRYLINDTCVLLGKPLVYGSVFKNEGQVAVFNYQGSKHLRNLFPEPPNDEDIPDCDRFGVLGALPGIVGSMMALHTLQIILGFKVMQNQLQIIDTENWEFYKISF from the coding sequence ATGAAAGATTCATTTATAAGATATAGCCGCCAAATTTTTATTGAAGAAATCGGAACCGAAGGACAAAAAAAGATTAATCATGCAAAAGTCCTAGTTATAGGTGCAGGAGGATTAGGGAGCCCTGTTATCCAATACCTTGCGGCCGCCGGAGTAGGTACTATAGCCATCATTGATTTTGATTGTCTAGAAATTCATAACCTCAATAGACAAACCATTCATACAGAAAGCAGCATTGGAAAGCCCAAAGTAGAAAATGCCAAAAAATTTGTAGAGTCACTGAATAGCAATATACAATGTATTGCTATTCAAGAAAAGCTAAGTCCTCATAATGCGCAACAACTCATCCAAGATTATGATATTATCATTGATGGTTCTGATAATTTCAGTACTCGATATTTGATTAATGACACCTGTGTTTTGTTAGGGAAACCTCTTGTTTATGGAAGTGTCTTCAAGAATGAAGGACAAGTTGCTGTTTTCAATTATCAAGGGAGTAAACACCTTAGAAATCTTTTCCCAGAGCCTCCCAATGACGAGGATATCCCAGATTGCGATCGCTTTGGGGTATTGGGAGCTCTTCCTGGTATCGTAGGAAGCATGATGGCTTTACACACCTTACAGATAATCCTCGGTTTTAAAGTAATGCAAAACCAATTGCAAATCATAGATACCGAAAATTGGGAATTTTATAAAATTAGTTTTTAG
- the thiH gene encoding 2-iminoacetate synthase ThiH, producing MQTFANIFQQYDWDTIKEKIYACTRDDVQFSLTKKHKNLDDFLTLISPAAAEFLEVMAQMSQSITQKRFGKTIQMYAPMYLSNECQNICTYCGFSLTNQIKRRTLTNTEILKETEVLKEMEVEHLLLVSGEANHTVGMNYFKNAIRLLRPHFSNLSMEVQPLSTEDYKELHEEGIYSILVYQETYHQEVYKKYHPKGKKSNFKFRLETPDRIGQAEIHKIGLGVLLGLEDWRVDSFFNALHIDYLQKTYWKTKYSVSFPRLRPAEGIVEPNFIMEDRDLLQLICAYRIWNEDLEISISTRENEKFRDHVIALGATSMSAESKTNPGGYAVDKQSLEQFEISDERSMKTIKNIIKNSGYDPIMKDWEASFSSVQ from the coding sequence ATGCAAACTTTCGCCAATATATTCCAACAATACGATTGGGACACCATAAAAGAAAAAATATACGCTTGTACTCGAGATGATGTACAATTTTCCTTAACAAAAAAACATAAAAACCTTGATGACTTTTTAACTCTTATTTCCCCTGCTGCTGCAGAATTCTTGGAAGTAATGGCTCAGATGTCACAATCCATCACTCAAAAACGTTTTGGAAAAACAATACAGATGTATGCTCCCATGTACCTGAGTAATGAATGCCAAAATATCTGTACCTACTGTGGTTTTAGCCTTACCAACCAAATCAAAAGAAGAACTCTTACCAATACCGAAATCCTAAAAGAAACCGAAGTTTTAAAAGAAATGGAAGTGGAGCACCTTCTCTTGGTAAGTGGAGAGGCCAACCATACTGTGGGGATGAACTATTTTAAAAATGCAATTCGACTACTTCGTCCCCACTTCAGCAATCTTTCTATGGAAGTACAACCTCTTTCTACTGAAGATTATAAAGAACTACACGAAGAAGGGATTTACTCTATATTGGTCTATCAGGAGACCTATCACCAAGAAGTTTATAAGAAATACCATCCTAAGGGTAAAAAATCTAATTTCAAATTTAGATTAGAAACTCCCGACCGTATAGGACAAGCAGAGATCCATAAAATAGGACTCGGTGTTTTACTCGGTTTAGAAGATTGGCGAGTGGACAGCTTTTTCAATGCTTTGCACATCGATTATCTTCAAAAAACCTATTGGAAGACTAAATACTCCGTCTCCTTCCCAAGGCTTCGACCTGCTGAAGGTATTGTAGAACCCAACTTCATCATGGAAGACAGAGATCTCTTACAACTTATCTGCGCTTATAGAATTTGGAATGAAGATTTAGAAATCTCTATTTCAACCAGAGAAAACGAAAAATTCAGAGACCATGTTATCGCCTTAGGAGCTACCTCTATGAGTGCTGAGTCTAAAACCAATCCTGGAGGATATGCTGTGGACAAACAATCTCTAGAGCAGTTTGAAATCAGTGATGAACGAAGTATGAAGACCATCAAAAACATTATTAAAAACTCTGGATACGACCCTATTATGAAAGATTGGGAAGCGTCGTTTTCCTCTGTACAATAA
- a CDS encoding thiazole synthase → MKPLQIANKTFDSRLFLGTGKFGNLEEMSKAVLHSESELVTMALKRVDLQTSSDDLLNALDLPNVNLLPNTSGARNAKEAVLAAQLAREALETNWLKLEIHPDPKYLLPDPIETLKATEELTKLGFIVLPYIHADAVLCKRLEEAGTSAVMPLGAPIGTNKGLRTLDFLEIIIEQSKVPVIVDAGIGAPSDAAKAMEIGADAVLVNTAIAVAKNPIAMAEAFKEAVIAGRKAYEAGLGAVTKSAEASSPLTSFLLD, encoded by the coding sequence ATGAAACCTTTACAAATAGCAAACAAAACCTTTGATTCCCGATTATTCTTAGGTACTGGAAAATTCGGAAACCTTGAAGAAATGTCTAAGGCAGTACTCCATTCCGAATCCGAGCTAGTTACTATGGCTCTAAAACGTGTGGATCTACAAACCTCATCCGATGATCTACTCAATGCATTAGACCTTCCAAACGTAAACTTACTCCCTAACACTTCAGGAGCTAGAAACGCCAAAGAAGCGGTTTTAGCTGCCCAGTTGGCTAGAGAGGCATTAGAAACCAACTGGCTGAAATTAGAAATTCATCCCGACCCGAAATACCTACTTCCCGATCCTATCGAGACTTTAAAAGCAACAGAAGAATTGACAAAACTTGGGTTTATCGTACTCCCTTATATCCATGCCGATGCTGTATTGTGTAAGCGATTAGAAGAAGCTGGAACTTCTGCAGTAATGCCTTTAGGAGCTCCTATTGGCACTAACAAAGGTTTACGAACTTTAGATTTCTTAGAAATCATCATCGAGCAGAGCAAAGTTCCAGTAATTGTAGATGCAGGTATTGGAGCTCCCTCTGATGCTGCAAAAGCAATGGAAATAGGCGCTGATGCCGTATTGGTAAACACCGCTATTGCAGTTGCTAAAAATCCTATTGCCATGGCTGAAGCCTTTAAAGAAGCTGTTATTGCTGGAAGAAAAGCCTATGAAGCTGGTTTAGGAGCTGTCACTAAAAGCGCTGAAGCTTCCAGTCCTCTTACTTCATTCTTGTTAGATTAA
- the thiE gene encoding thiamine phosphate synthase, translated as MYSKLQYISQGSTWEEQEKNIRSALENGADWIQVRWKNASEEDRLELSKKAVALCKSYHAVCIINDSVEIAYRVNADGVHLGLEDESISIARSTLGTNKIIGGTANTTENIQQRIAEGCDYIGLGPFAFTSTKEKLSPILGVNGYREIIEKIKLKHSKIPPIYAIGGITLSDIENLKQTGIYGVALSGVITQQPQLISTFQKKLL; from the coding sequence ATGTATAGCAAATTACAATACATTTCTCAGGGAAGCACTTGGGAAGAACAAGAAAAAAATATACGCTCCGCCCTAGAAAACGGTGCAGATTGGATACAAGTCCGTTGGAAAAACGCTAGTGAAGAAGATAGACTAGAGCTCAGTAAAAAAGCTGTCGCTTTATGCAAATCCTATCATGCTGTTTGCATTATCAACGATTCGGTAGAAATTGCCTATAGGGTAAATGCCGATGGTGTACATCTTGGTTTAGAAGATGAGTCTATTTCCATAGCACGAAGCACCTTAGGTACAAATAAAATTATTGGAGGCACAGCCAATACCACTGAAAACATACAGCAAAGGATAGCGGAAGGTTGCGATTATATAGGCCTTGGTCCTTTTGCCTTTACCTCTACCAAAGAAAAACTCAGTCCTATTTTAGGGGTAAATGGCTATCGGGAAATTATAGAAAAAATAAAACTGAAGCACTCCAAGATTCCCCCTATCTACGCTATAGGAGGCATCACTCTTTCAGATATAGAAAATTTAAAACAAACCGGAATTTATGGTGTCGCTCTCTCTGGAGTTATCACACAACAACCTCAACTTATTTCAACCTTTCAAAAAAAATTATTATGA
- a CDS encoding hydroxymethylpyrimidine/phosphomethylpyrimidine kinase — protein sequence MQKDRPIVLSIAGFDPCGGAGILADVKTFEQLNTLGMGIITANTLQTEDQFFKTEWVALETILDSIQTLMKRYPISIVKIGIVKDFSFLNAIVQQIRKVNPNAFIIWDPVLESSSGFRFFQEEDLEKLPKVFAKINLLTPNYLEFLKIKPFLNTNTSMGILVKGGHQKNNLGVDVLHHNHQETSFSPNHLNVSDKHGSGCVLSSAIAAHLALGKDIKDACQLGKNYVESFLNSHPSLLGFHHV from the coding sequence ATGCAAAAAGATAGACCTATTGTACTAAGTATTGCAGGATTCGATCCTTGTGGAGGTGCTGGAATTTTAGCAGATGTTAAAACTTTTGAGCAACTGAATACCCTCGGTATGGGGATCATTACCGCAAATACCTTACAGACTGAAGATCAGTTTTTCAAAACCGAATGGGTAGCATTAGAGACCATCCTCGATAGTATCCAAACCCTTATGAAGCGCTATCCCATCTCTATTGTTAAAATTGGCATTGTAAAAGATTTTTCTTTTCTAAATGCTATTGTTCAGCAAATAAGGAAGGTAAATCCTAATGCTTTCATTATCTGGGATCCCGTTTTGGAAAGTTCTTCGGGTTTTCGATTTTTTCAAGAAGAAGATTTAGAAAAACTTCCTAAAGTGTTTGCAAAAATCAATCTCCTCACTCCCAACTATCTCGAATTTTTAAAAATTAAACCTTTTCTAAATACCAATACTTCCATGGGAATTTTAGTAAAAGGTGGCCATCAAAAAAATAATTTAGGAGTGGACGTTCTGCATCACAATCATCAAGAAACTTCTTTTTCACCTAATCATTTAAATGTATCTGATAAACATGGTTCAGGATGCGTACTTTCCTCTGCTATTGCTGCACATTTAGCCTTAGGTAAAGATATTAAAGACGCCTGTCAATTAGGCAAAAACTATGTCGAATCTTTTTTAAACAGCCATCCTAGCTTATTAGGATTTCATCATGTATAG